A genomic region of Roseateles amylovorans contains the following coding sequences:
- the dut gene encoding dUTP diphosphatase produces the protein MTTIDLKVLDRRMAEQLPAYATVGSAGLDLRACLDQPITLAPGDTTLVPTGLAIHIGDPGLAALILPRSGLGHKHGIVLGNLVGLIDSDYQGQLMVSVWNRGKDSFTLQPMERMAQLVIVPVVQPTFRLVDDFDTSARGEGGFGSTGKG, from the coding sequence ATGACCACCATTGATCTCAAAGTGCTCGACCGCCGCATGGCCGAGCAACTGCCCGCTTACGCCACCGTCGGCAGTGCTGGCCTGGACCTGCGCGCCTGCCTGGACCAGCCGATCACGCTGGCGCCCGGCGACACCACGCTGGTGCCGACCGGCCTGGCGATCCACATCGGCGACCCCGGCCTGGCGGCGCTGATCCTGCCGCGCTCGGGCCTCGGACACAAGCATGGCATCGTGCTGGGCAACCTCGTCGGCCTGATTGACTCCGACTATCAAGGCCAGCTGATGGTCAGCGTCTGGAACCGCGGCAAGGACAGTTTCACCCTTCAGCCGATGGAGCGCATGGCGCAACTGGTCATCGTGCCGGTGGTGCAGCCGACGTTCCGTCTCGTCGATGACTTCGACACCTCGGCGCGAGGCGAGGGCGGTTTCGGCTCCACCGGCAAGGGTTGA